The Candidatus Saccharimonadales bacterium nucleotide sequence ATCAAGCGTGGTGGTAAAATCTGGATCCGTATCTTCCCACACACTCCACGTACACGCAAACCTGCGGACGTGAAAATGGGTAGTGGTAAAGGTAATCCAGAGTTCTTTGTCGCTAAAGTAAAAGCCGGTACCGTCCTATTTGAAATGAAGGGTGTAGACGAAGCAACTGCACGTGAGGCTATGCGCCTTGCTGGACATAAGCTTCCTG carries:
- the rplP gene encoding 50S ribosomal protein L16 gives rise to the protein MLLPKKTKYRKVRKGKNKGVATRGHYIAFGDYGLQSQDNDDITSRQIEASRQAMTRHIKRGGKIWIRIFPHTPRTRKPADVKMGSGKGNPEFFVAKVKAGTVLFEMKGVDEATAREAMRLAGHKLPVRTKFIAREVA